The sequence below is a genomic window from Deltaproteobacteria bacterium RBG_16_64_85.
GCGGACTCCCGGCATGCGGACCTGCTCGGCGCGGAAATGCGGCAGGACCTCCTCGCCTTCTCGCGGCTTGCGACCCTGTTCATCGCGATGCGGGAGCTGCGGGGAAAGATCTCCCGGGTGCCCGACATCGACGCGGTGACCGGCCTGCTCACCTTCAAGTATTTCCACGAGGTGCTCCACCGGGAACTGAGCCGCGGGAAAAAGTTCGGACACGCGGTGAGCCTCATGTTCCTCAAGGTCCGCAATCTCCGGGAGATGAACGAGGTCTATGGGCACGTTTCCGCCGACAAGGCGCTTGCAGAAGTGGCCTCGAAGATCCGCGCTGCCTTGCGCGACGTGGATTACGCCGCCCGTTCCGGCGGATACATCTATGTCGTCATGCCCGAGATGACCAAGGCGGAGGCCCGGGTGACGGCGGGGAAGATCGCGGAGTCGATGGCCGCTTCCCCCGTAGGGCAGGGGAAAGTCTTCCTGACGCTGGCGATCGGGATCGCGGCGTTCCCCAAGGACGGCGACACGGAGAGGATCCTCATTCCCCTCGTGGAGTCGATGGTCCACGAATCGATGAGGAAGGGTGGCAACGCCGTTTCCGTCTACAAGGATTAGCGCTGCCCGCCGCCTTATTTTCCTTGACATCCTGAAACCGGTCGGCGGAGAATGAACCGTAGCCTCAGCGAGAGCACCTGCCGGAGCTTTTCAAACCGATAATCGCCACGGTTTTTTCCATAACGGCCAGAACCCCCATTTATCCGGGAGAACGTGCATGAATCTGAAAGAATTGAAGGGAATGCGGATCGGCGAATTGACCGAGATCGCAAGGAGCCTCAACGTCGACGGGGCGGCAGGACTGAAAAAACAGGAGCTGATCTTCGCCATCCTGCAGGCGCAGACCGACCAGGAGGTCATCGTCTCCGGGGAAGGAACGCTGGAAGTGCTTCCCGACGGGTACGGTTTCCTGCGGTCCCCCGATTCGAACTACCTCCCCGGACCCGACGACATCTACGTCTCCCCCTCGCAGATCCGGCGGTTCGGGCTTCGCACCGGCGACACCATCAGCGGCCAGATCCGGGCCCCCAAGGGCGAGGAGCGGTACTTCGCGCTCCTCAAGGTCGAGAAGATCAACACCGAGGACCCCGAGATCAGCAAGGACAAGATCATCTTCGACAACCTGACGCCGCTGTATCCGCAGGAGAAGTTCCAGATGGAGTACGTCCACGACAACTTCTCCACCCGGATCATCGACCTCATCGCCCCGATCGGGAAGGGCCAGCGGGCGCTCATCACGTCGCCTCCCCGCGCCGGCAAGACGATCATCCTGCAGAACATCGCCAACGGGCTGACCAAGAACCATCACGAGGTCGTCCTCATCGTCCTGCTCATCGACGAGCGGCCCGAGGAGGTGACCGACATGCAGCGCAGCGTCAAGGGCGAGGTCATCTCCTCCACCTTCGACGAGCCCGCTCAGCGGCACGTCCAGGTGGCCGAGATGGTGCTCGAGAAGGCGAAGCGCCTCGTGGAGCACAAGAAGGACGTGGTGATCCTCCTGGACAGCATCACCCGCCTGGCGCGCGCCTACAACGCCGTCGTCCCGCCCTCCGGGAAGGTCCTCTCCGGCGGGGTCGACGCGAACGCACTGCAGAAGCCCAAGCGGTTTTTCGGGGCCGCCCGCAACATCGAGGAGGGAGGGTCGCTGACCATCATCGCAACGGCACTGATCGAGACCGGCAGCCGGATGGACGAAGTGATCTTCGAGGAGTTCAAGGGGACCGGCAACATGGAGCTCGTCCTCGACCGGAAGATCTCCGAGAAGCGGATCTTCCCGGCCATCGACATCAACAAGTCCGGCACACGGAAAGAGGAGCTCCTGCTGGAGAAGCAGGTCCTCCAGCGGGTGTGGATCCTGCGGAAGTTCCTCTCCCCGCTGTCGCCCGCGGAGAGCATGGAGTTCCTGCTGGACAAGATCTCCAAGACGAAGACGAACAAGGATTTCCTCGAGTCGATGAATTCGTGACCCGTTGAGAGGAGAAGGGCCAAGATGAAGGAGAACCTCCATCCGAAATACGCGGCGTCCACGGTCAAGTGCGCCTGCGGAAACACCTTCGAGACGATGTCGACCACTCCGGAGATCAAGGTGGCCATCTGCTCGAACTGCCACCCGTTCTTCACCGGGAAGCAGAAGCTCATCGACACCGCGGGTCGCATCGAAAAGTTCCATAAGAAATACGACCAGAAGAAATAAGAGAGGTCGTCTAAGGAGCCTCCCGTCCCCCCCTCCGTGATCGTCGTCCTCCTGCAGTGCACCCCCGAGCCCGAGCGGCTGGTCGCCCTTGCGGCGCGCCTCTGCACCTCCCCCGCGGCCATCGCGGACCTCCAGGAGGACGTCTCCCGGAAAGACGTCCGCAGGCTCGTCCGGCGGGTGCTCTCGATGGGGCACGCCTCGGTCCTGGAGCACGTGGTGTTCACCTACGGGGTGGAGGGGATCTCCCGCGCCACCTCCCATCAGCTGGTGCGCCACCGGATCGCCTCCTATTCCCAGCAGAGCCAGCGGTACGTCGCGGCAACGTTCGGCTACGTGACTCCCAAGACGATCGGGGACGGGCAGGGCCGTAAGCGGGCGCTTGCGGGTCAGTTCGAGAAGCACATGGAGGAGAGCGCGCGGCTGTACACGGAGATGCTTTCCGCCGGAATCCCCCCGGAGGACGCGCGGTTCGTGCTGCCCAACGCCACGGAGACGAAGATTCTGATCACCATGAACGCCCGAGAGCTGCATCACTTCTTTGCACTGCGCCTGTGCCGCCGTGCGCAGTGGGAGATCCGGGAGATGGCCAGGCGGATGCTGACCCTGGCGAACGAAAAAGCTCCCCTGCTGTTCGAGACGGCGGGCCCGGGATGCGTGCGCGGCCGCTGCCCCGAGGGGAAGATGACCTGTGGAGATCCGGGGGGGGTGCGGCGGGAGTTCGCCGAGCTTCGGAAAGGGAGCCGGTGACGCACGTGGAGCCCAGGGAACTGGTCCTCGGCGGGCAGGCCGTCATCGAGGGCGTAATGATGAAGGGGCCGTCGCGGTACGCCGTCGCGGTCCGCAAGGCGAGCGGCGAGATCCGCGTGAAGGATTTCCCGATCGCCGTGAGCCCGGCAAAAAAGAGGATGTCGAAGCTGCCCATCCTTCGCGGCGTGGTCACGATGGCGGCGATGCTCGTCATCGGTTACCGGGCCCTCCAGTACTCGGCGGACGAGGCGATGGAAGACGCGGAGGCGGCCGGGCAAGGGGGAGAAACCGCACTCCGCGAAGAAACCGGGAAGGGCGGGAGCGGGCTTGCGATGGCGGCGGCTCTGGCGCTGGCGCTTCTGTTGGGCATCGGCCTCTTCTTCTGGCTTCCGCTGCTGGCCGCGCGCGGGATCGCGGCCCTCCTCCCCGCGTTCTCCGGGCGGTTGGCGTTCAACCTCGTCGACGGCGGCATCCGCGTTCTGGTGTTCGTCGGCTACGTGCTGGGGATATCGATGATGAAGGACATCCGGCGCATCTTCCAGTACCACGGCGCCGAGCACAAGGTGGTCAACGCCTACGAGCAGAAGGCGGACCTCTTACCGGAGACGGTGAGGGCGCACTCGAATCTCCACCCGCGCTGCGGGACGAGCTTCCTGCTGTTCGTGATGGGGATCAGCATGGTCGTGTTTTCCCTGATCCCCCACGACAGCTCCCTGCTGACGAAGGCACTGATGCGCCTCCTGCTCCTGCCTGTCATCGCAGGGATCTCCTATGAGGCGCTTCGGCTCTCGGCGAGGAAGGCACAGTTCCCGGTTTTCAAGGTGCTGGTCTTGCCGGGGATGCTCCTGCAGCGGCTGACCACCCGCGAGCCGGACCTCTCCCAGATCCAGGTGGCCATCGCTTCCTTCCGGCGGGTGGTCCCTGCCGACAGCACGGAGGTCCGCCTTGTGGGGTAAGCTGGAGAAGGTGTGCGCGCGGGTCGCCGAGCTCGAGCGCCTGATGACCGACCTGTCGATCGTCGGGAACCCGAGGGAAATGCAAAGGGTTGGCCGCGAGCTCTCGGACCTGCGGCCGCTTGCCGAAGCCTACGCCCGGTACCGGAAGATCGCGCGGGATCTCGACGAAAACCGGCAGCTCCTGGAGAACGAGAAGGAGCCGGAGATGCGGTCCATGGCCCGGGAAGAGGTCGCGCGGCTCTCGGAGGAGCAGGAGAGGCTTGCCGGAGAGATCCGCCTCCTCCTGGTGCCCAAGGACCCCAACGACGAAAAGGACATCCTGATCGAAATCCGGGCCGGCGCCGGCGGTGAAGAGGCGGCGCTCTTCGCAACGGAGCTGTTTCGAGCCTATTCCATGTACGCGGCCCTCAAGGGATGGAAGGTCGAGGCCCTGTCCCGCAGCGAGACCGGTCTGGGCGGGACCAAGGAAATCATTGCCATGATCGAGGGGAAGGGGGCCTACAGCCGCCTGAAGTTCGAGAGCGGTGTCCATCGCGTGCAGCGGGTGCCCGCCACCGAGTCGGGCGGGAGGATCCACACCTCCACGGTCACCGTCGCGGTGATGCCGGAGGCCGAGGAGGTCGACGTGCAGGTTGGCCCCGAGGACCTGCGGATCGACGTATTCCGATCCTCCGGGCCGGGGGGGCAGAGCGTCAACACGACCGACTCGGCGGTTCGCATCACCCACCTCTCGACGGGCTTGGTCGTCCAGTGCCAGGACGAGAAATCGCAGCTCAAGAACAAGTCGAAGGCACTCAAGATTCTCCGTTCCCGCCTCTACGACCTGGAGATGGAGAAGCAGCGCGCCGGGCGTGCGGACCTTCGCCGCTCCCAGGTGGGGACCGGCGACCGCAGCGAACGGATCCGGACTTACAATTTCCCGCAGAACCGGGTGACCGACCACCGCATCGGACTCACCGTCCACCAGCTCTCGCAGGTCCTGGACGGCGGGTTCGACCTCTTCATCGACGCCCTGATCTCCAGCGCCCAGGTCGACGCGCTCAAAACCGCCGGCTGACGCGGAGGCCCTGCAACGATGGCCGTCCGGTTTTCGCTGCCCGAATCCCCGACTGCACCGCAATTGCCGCGAGCGGCTCCGTTCGCTCGCCGGTGTGCTGCTTCCGTATCGGAAGTCGCTTTGCCTCAGGGGGGACCTCGCTGGCGATTCGCCACGCCGCTCCTATCCGGAGCGGTCCGCCTCGGCAAGCTGCCGGCGCCCTCCTGGGCGCCTTGTCCTCGCTATCCGCTCGGCGCTTGCCTCGGAGCTCGAACCCCCCGCATGCACTCTATCGGTTGGGTTCTCGCTCCCCGGCTTCG
It includes:
- a CDS encoding transcription termination factor Rho; translated protein: MNLKELKGMRIGELTEIARSLNVDGAAGLKKQELIFAILQAQTDQEVIVSGEGTLEVLPDGYGFLRSPDSNYLPGPDDIYVSPSQIRRFGLRTGDTISGQIRAPKGEERYFALLKVEKINTEDPEISKDKIIFDNLTPLYPQEKFQMEYVHDNFSTRIIDLIAPIGKGQRALITSPPRAGKTIILQNIANGLTKNHHEVVLIVLLIDERPEEVTDMQRSVKGEVISSTFDEPAQRHVQVAEMVLEKAKRLVEHKKDVVILLDSITRLARAYNAVVPPSGKVLSGGVDANALQKPKRFFGAARNIEEGGSLTIIATALIETGSRMDEVIFEEFKGTGNMELVLDRKISEKRIFPAIDINKSGTRKEELLLEKQVLQRVWILRKFLSPLSPAESMEFLLDKISKTKTNKDFLESMNS
- a CDS encoding 50S ribosomal protein L31 — its product is MKENLHPKYAASTVKCACGNTFETMSTTPEIKVAICSNCHPFFTGKQKLIDTAGRIEKFHKKYDQKK
- a CDS encoding FAD-dependent thymidylate synthase, with the translated sequence MIVVLLQCTPEPERLVALAARLCTSPAAIADLQEDVSRKDVRRLVRRVLSMGHASVLEHVVFTYGVEGISRATSHQLVRHRIASYSQQSQRYVAATFGYVTPKTIGDGQGRKRALAGQFEKHMEESARLYTEMLSAGIPPEDARFVLPNATETKILITMNARELHHFFALRLCRRAQWEIREMARRMLTLANEKAPLLFETAGPGCVRGRCPEGKMTCGDPGGVRREFAELRKGSR
- a CDS encoding peptide chain release factor 1; translation: MTDLSIVGNPREMQRVGRELSDLRPLAEAYARYRKIARDLDENRQLLENEKEPEMRSMAREEVARLSEEQERLAGEIRLLLVPKDPNDEKDILIEIRAGAGGEEAALFATELFRAYSMYAALKGWKVEALSRSETGLGGTKEIIAMIEGKGAYSRLKFESGVHRVQRVPATESGGRIHTSTVTVAVMPEAEEVDVQVGPEDLRIDVFRSSGPGGQSVNTTDSAVRITHLSTGLVVQCQDEKSQLKNKSKALKILRSRLYDLEMEKQRAGRADLRRSQVGTGDRSERIRTYNFPQNRVTDHRIGLTVHQLSQVLDGGFDLFIDALISSAQVDALKTAG